A genomic segment from Clostridium pasteurianum BC1 encodes:
- a CDS encoding UPF0182 family protein, with product MKKQIILVTTIFFIIVALIFSDRIVNFIINVQWYREVGYLSIYFTKLLAVLKLMIPTFVVLYFVFYLYYESIRKSFVTYKKELNIHIKKNKIKKRIFFIIDFIISFMSSFYISSRYWYKILQFQSSSPFNIKDPIFNIDISFYIFKLPLIESLYRVIMILLIFLVVITVSVYFVLFTRDKYIYGKNKFNSVYNFKHIKGGMTKFAGRQLAIVSTIIFLMLAVGYIIKGWNLVYSSRGISFGASYTDINVSLLFFRLIALVCLISSVITFVSLLKTKVKPIIISISLIIVLVISENAISFILQNVIVKSNERVLENKYIKYSMDFTKKAFNLDKIQVKPYDINDNLSQEDINNNMDTINNIKLNSFRQSLEFYNQVQVYRYYYNFNDIDVDRYNINGKQTEVFVSPREIDQNALMGNAGTWQNKHLSYTHGYGLVMSKVNSITSEGQPEFLMKDIPTNNNSGIFLNNPRIYFGENTNDYVIVNNKLGEFDYPNDSSDTTYNYNGKAGLKTNFINRLLFTINKRNFNFIVSSSIGSNSKILINRNILDRAQKIAPFLTYDKDPYAIAYNGRIYWIMDAYTTSDRYPFSQPINNINYIRNSVKVVVDAFNGDINFYQIDRDDPVANSYNKIFKGLFKDVNTLPQGIREHFRYAEELFNMQCNILDKYHVTDPNVFYNGEDLWSVSENQKSINGAKSVNDSSYVIMKLPDEKKEETVLLEYFNMKNKENMVGILAARIDGNHYGKLIMYSLPTEKTIYSPYLFKQRINQNPDISKEIALWNTQGSEVQFGDTSIIPIDNSLLYVEPLYLRAQGKNSIPEVKRVILSSGEKFVMAPDIGSALKQLFNNNNSVDTNQNKAAISDEKLKQAKDIYDKAIEAQKNGDWTNYDEYIKDLGNVLENNK from the coding sequence TTGAAAAAGCAGATTATACTTGTAACTACTATTTTTTTTATAATAGTTGCTTTAATATTCTCTGACAGGATAGTAAATTTTATAATAAATGTTCAGTGGTATAGAGAAGTAGGATATTTATCCATATATTTTACAAAATTATTGGCTGTACTAAAACTCATGATTCCTACGTTTGTCGTTTTGTATTTCGTATTTTATTTATATTATGAAAGCATTAGAAAGAGTTTTGTCACCTATAAAAAGGAATTAAATATTCATATTAAGAAAAATAAAATTAAAAAAAGAATTTTTTTTATAATTGATTTTATAATATCTTTTATGAGTTCCTTCTATATTTCTTCTAGATATTGGTATAAAATATTACAATTTCAAAGTTCATCACCTTTTAATATAAAAGATCCAATTTTTAATATAGATATATCCTTTTATATTTTTAAATTACCATTAATAGAATCACTATATAGAGTTATTATGATTTTATTAATATTTTTAGTTGTCATCACAGTTAGTGTATATTTTGTATTATTTACTAGAGATAAATATATCTATGGAAAAAATAAATTTAATAGTGTTTATAATTTTAAACATATAAAAGGTGGCATGACTAAATTTGCAGGAAGGCAACTTGCAATAGTTTCAACCATAATATTTTTAATGTTAGCTGTTGGATATATTATAAAGGGATGGAATTTAGTTTACAGCTCTAGAGGAATATCTTTTGGGGCTAGTTATACGGATATAAATGTGTCTTTATTGTTTTTTAGATTAATTGCGTTAGTATGTTTAATTTCGTCAGTTATTACCTTTGTAAGTTTATTAAAAACTAAAGTAAAACCCATAATTATTTCCATTAGTTTAATAATTGTTCTTGTAATTTCTGAAAATGCCATTTCATTTATATTACAAAATGTAATTGTAAAATCAAATGAAAGAGTTTTAGAAAATAAATATATAAAATACAGTATGGATTTTACTAAAAAAGCATTTAATTTAGATAAAATTCAAGTAAAGCCATATGATATTAATGATAACTTATCACAGGAAGATATAAATAATAATATGGATACTATAAATAATATAAAACTAAATTCATTTAGACAATCTTTAGAATTTTATAATCAAGTTCAAGTATATAGATATTATTATAATTTTAATGATATTGATGTGGATAGATATAATATAAATGGAAAACAGACAGAGGTTTTTGTATCACCAAGAGAAATAGATCAAAACGCACTAATGGGCAACGCTGGAACATGGCAAAATAAGCATCTTAGTTATACTCATGGATATGGCTTAGTAATGAGTAAAGTAAATTCTATTACTAGTGAAGGACAACCAGAATTTTTAATGAAGGACATACCTACTAATAATAATTCTGGTATTTTTTTAAATAATCCAAGAATTTATTTTGGAGAAAATACAAATGATTATGTTATTGTTAATAATAAATTAGGGGAATTCGATTATCCAAATGATAGTTCAGATACTACTTATAATTATAATGGAAAAGCTGGATTAAAGACCAATTTTATAAATAGATTATTGTTTACAATTAATAAAAGAAATTTCAATTTTATAGTTTCTAGTTCTATAGGTTCAAATAGCAAAATTTTAATCAATAGAAATATACTAGACAGAGCACAAAAAATAGCACCTTTTTTAACTTATGATAAAGATCCATATGCCATTGCATACAATGGAAGAATTTATTGGATAATGGATGCTTATACTACCTCCGATAGATATCCATTTTCTCAGCCTATAAATAATATAAACTACATAAGGAATTCAGTAAAAGTTGTGGTTGATGCTTTCAATGGTGATATTAATTTTTACCAGATAGATAGAGATGATCCTGTGGCTAATAGCTATAATAAAATTTTTAAAGGATTATTTAAAGATGTAAATACACTTCCGCAAGGAATAAGAGAACATTTTAGATATGCAGAGGAACTATTTAATATGCAGTGCAATATACTTGATAAATATCATGTAACAGATCCTAATGTTTTTTATAATGGCGAAGATTTGTGGTCTGTTTCTGAAAATCAAAAAAGTATAAATGGTGCAAAAAGTGTGAATGACTCATCTTATGTTATTATGAAACTTCCAGATGAGAAAAAGGAAGAAACTGTTTTGCTTGAATATTTTAACATGAAAAACAAAGAAAATATGGTAGGTATACTTGCAGCAAGAATAGATGGAAATCACTATGGAAAATTAATTATGTATAGTCTCCCAACAGAAAAAACTATATATAGTCCTTATTTATTTAAACAAAGAATAAATCAGAATCCGGATATATCTAAGGAAATAGCACTTTGGAACACTCAGGGGTCGGAAGTTCAATTTGGAGATACGTCAATTATTCCTATAGATAATTCACTACTTTATGTGGAGCCGCTGTATTTAAGAGCTCAAGGTAAAAATAGTATACCGGAAGTAAAAAGAGTTATATTATCTTCAGGAGAGAAATTTGTCATGGCACCTGATATAGGTAGTGCTTTAAAACAATTATTTAATAATAATAATTCGGTTGATACAAATCAAAATAAAGCTGCTATAAGTGATGAAAAATTAAAACAGGCCAAGGACATTTATGATAAAGCAATTGAGGCTCAAAAAAATGGAGATTGGACAAATTATGATGAGTATATTAAAGATTTAGGAAATGTACTAGAGAATAATAAATAA
- a CDS encoding L,D-transpeptidase, whose amino-acid sequence MRFNGISRFLLSCLISGIMACFFIMVPSFLFGSVSNQDKAIETSAKVVDEISIKKQVINDMQNQTKDNISIFSLDDCFKKTYYISQNGVKMYKKIGDESSLIKCLDRDSEIVAYEEKDGYIYCEDNFSVKGWVKKDNNNLKAMPLGLSNYIIDVDLTKQIINIYGNGNVVRKNIACSTGILNNADTETPVGIFKVKKKLVYPNGLKLNNNDGTKETVMYPVQFFSNYLIHSVPIDETHHNNKVEQEENKVEKSKLGKPASHGCVRVSMDDAKWIYNNTPQNAEVYIHY is encoded by the coding sequence ATGAGGTTTAATGGGATTAGTAGATTTTTATTATCATGTTTAATATCTGGAATTATGGCTTGTTTTTTTATTATGGTTCCGTCATTTTTATTTGGATCTGTATCAAATCAAGATAAAGCAATAGAAACCTCTGCAAAAGTTGTAGATGAAATTTCTATTAAAAAGCAAGTAATAAATGATATGCAAAATCAGACAAAAGATAATATATCTATATTTTCACTTGATGATTGTTTTAAAAAAACATATTACATAAGTCAAAATGGAGTAAAAATGTACAAAAAAATTGGAGATGAAAGTAGTTTAATAAAATGTTTAGACAGAGATAGTGAAATTGTAGCCTATGAAGAAAAAGATGGATATATTTATTGTGAAGATAATTTTTCAGTTAAAGGATGGGTAAAGAAAGATAATAACAATTTAAAGGCTATGCCTCTTGGTCTTAGTAACTATATAATAGACGTAGATTTGACAAAACAGATTATTAATATATACGGCAATGGAAATGTTGTAAGAAAAAATATTGCTTGTTCTACTGGTATATTAAATAATGCAGACACCGAAACTCCAGTTGGTATTTTTAAAGTAAAGAAAAAATTAGTTTATCCAAATGGGCTTAAGCTTAATAATAATGATGGAACAAAGGAAACAGTAATGTATCCTGTGCAATTTTTTTCAAATTATTTAATACATTCGGTTCCAATTGATGAAACTCATCATAATAATAAAGTAGAACAAGAAGAAAATAAAGTAGAGAAATCAAAACTTGGGAAGCCTGCTTCTCATGGGTGTGTTAGGGTATCTATGGATGATGCAAAATGGATATATAACAATACTCCACAAAATGCTGAGGTTTATATACATTACTAA
- a CDS encoding transcription repressor NadR has product MNSYERRNYIKGILQEKEDPLKGNMLAEKLGVTRQIIVKDIAILRAAGSDIISTPKGYIISKNKSNRIKKVIAVCHKSEEIEDELLTIVKFGGIIEDVIIEHKLYGEIRGILMIKTIFDVENFISKLNKYDAEPLSILTGGVHLHTISVEDENSLKNILNELNKKKYLVSD; this is encoded by the coding sequence ATGAATTCTTATGAAAGAAGAAATTATATAAAAGGTATCTTACAGGAAAAGGAAGATCCATTAAAGGGTAATATGTTAGCAGAAAAACTTGGAGTTACAAGGCAAATAATAGTTAAGGATATAGCTATACTGAGGGCAGCTGGAAGTGATATTATTTCCACTCCAAAAGGATATATAATATCTAAAAATAAAAGTAATAGAATAAAAAAGGTTATAGCAGTATGTCATAAGTCAGAGGAAATAGAAGATGAGCTTTTAACTATAGTAAAATTTGGTGGAATAATAGAGGATGTGATTATTGAACATAAGCTTTATGGAGAAATAAGAGGAATATTAATGATTAAAACTATTTTTGATGTTGAAAATTTTATATCAAAATTAAATAAATATGATGCCGAACCTCTATCAATTTTAACTGGTGGGGTCCATCTTCATACTATAAGTGTAGAAGATGAAAATTCTCTAAAAAATATATTAAATGAATTAAATAAAAAGAAATATTTAGTATCTGATTAA
- a CDS encoding HDIG domain-containing metalloprotein, producing the protein MLFYRIKQFILYINAKPTEYDLKYIVSKLNDNELILFKNLSMHEQKHCINVAKDVEKICYNKKINSSYLIKIALLHDIGKIKGNLNIIDKSILVILDYLSKGKIRKFNSVKKINIYYNHGKIGADILKKYGYNKRFLYLIENHHNIIDDEELDIIKFCDNKN; encoded by the coding sequence ATGCTTTTTTATAGAATAAAACAATTCATTTTATATATTAATGCAAAGCCTACTGAATATGATTTAAAATATATAGTATCAAAGTTAAATGATAATGAGTTAATACTGTTTAAAAATCTTTCTATGCATGAGCAAAAGCATTGTATAAATGTAGCCAAAGATGTTGAAAAAATTTGTTATAATAAGAAAATAAATTCTTCTTATTTAATAAAAATAGCATTATTGCATGATATAGGAAAGATAAAAGGAAATTTAAATATTATAGATAAATCTATTTTGGTGATTTTAGATTATTTATCTAAAGGAAAAATAAGAAAATTTAATAGTGTAAAAAAAATTAATATATATTATAATCATGGTAAAATAGGAGCAGATATTCTAAAAAAATATGGGTATAATAAAAGGTTTTTATATTTAATTGAAAATCATCATAACATAATAGATGATGAAGAATTAGATATAATTAAATTTTGTGATAATAAAAATTAA